The genomic DNA TTAGCGATGAAAGGTATTGCATATAAACCGATGAGTTCTAATGCATTGCTTAGCCGAAACTTACTTATTTATGGGCTTGGCGGAGTTATTGTACCATTCATTGGAATTAAAGTAATTGATATAATTGTCGGCTTGTTCATATAAGGAAGAGGGGAAAAAGATGGAAAAGAAACAAAGTATACTATCACCAATTATCCGTATTACTTTTACATTTCTAGTGTTGTGTGGACTTGTATACCCACTTATTGTTACTGGTATTGCACAAGCAGTGATGAAGGATAATGCGGATGGAAGTCTAATATATAATGATAAAAATGAAGTGATTGGTTCTAAATTAATTGGTCAAAACTTCACGGATCCACGTTATTTTCAAGGGCGTGTTTCTAGTATTGAATATAAGGCTGAAGCATCTGGTTCAAATAACTATGCACCATCTAATCCAGATTTAGAGAAACGAGTAGAGAAAAGTATTGAAGAGTGGAAGAAACAAAATCGGGCTGTTCCGGTAACAGAAGTGCCGATTGATCTAGTGACGAATTCAGGTTCAGGGCTAGATCCTGATATTAGTCCGCAGGCAGCTTCTGTGCAGGTGGATCGTATCTCTAAATTAACGAATATTACGAAAGAAACGCTAAATCAGTTGATTAAAGATCAAACAGAAGGTGCTGCACTTGGCTTATTTGGAGAGAACCGCGTAAACGTTTTAAAGTTAAATTTAGAATTGCAGAAACTACTGAAATAGAAACAACGCTACCTCAATCTAACGGATTGAGGTAGCGTTGTTTCGAAAGAAAGGTTGTGAGTGTTTTGTATGCGGATGACTATAAACCAACTTTTCAAAGGCGAACACCAGAAGAGTATTTAGAATATATTCGTCAGCAAAACCGCGGGAAGTTAAAGTTATATGTAGGAGCGGCTCCAGGAGTAGGAAAAAGTTATAAAATGCTCTTTGATGCAAGAGAAATGAAAAAGGATGGTACGGATATTGTAATTGGTTTAATTGAAACGCACGGTAGAAAAGAGACGGAAGAAGCAATTGCTGATTTAGAAAAAGTTCCTTTAAAAGAAATAGAGTATAAAGGGAAAGTATTTTATGAACTCGATGTGGAAGGAATTATAAAACGTGCACCGCAAGTCGTTGTTGTGGATGAACTTGCGCATAGCAATATTCCTGGATCTAAAAATAAGAAACGTTATATGGATGTACAGGAATTGCTAGATGCCGGTATATCCGTCTTATCAGCTTTTAATATTCAACATTTAGAAAGTGTTCATGACATTGTTGCTCAAATTACGAATGTTAAAGTGCGAGAACGTATTCCAGATTTTATTTTACAAAAAGCAAATGAAATTCAGCTCGTTGATGCAACGCCGGAAGTATTAAGGAAGAGGTTAATAGATGGAAAGATATATAAGGAAGAAAAAATAGAGCAAAGCTTACAAAATTTCTTTACGCTTAATAATTTAGGGGCACTAAGAGAATTATCACTTCGGGAAGTGGCAGATGATATGGACGAGAAAATTAGCCAAACAGTAATAGAACCGATTGGTGTAAAAGAAAAAATTCTTGTTTGTGTACAATACAGTTCGACAGCGGAGAAATTAATACGACGGGGATGGCGCATGGCTGATCGGTTAAATGCTGAATTGTACGTATTAAACGTTGAGAGGGAAAATATAGATTCTATTTCAGCTGGGAAAAAGCAGACGATTGAAGAGTGGAAGTCGTTAACGAATCAATTTGATGCGAGTTTTGTTTTAGAAGAGGCAAAAGGAAGAAAGCCAGCGGATGTTATTATTGAAGTTGCGAAAAGACTACAAGTAACGCAAATTTTACTCGGACAATCAGCAAGAACAAGGTGGGAAGAAATTCGAAAAGGTTCAATTGTAAATGAAATTATGAGAGAAACGAAGTATATTGATATTCATATCGTTGCAGATCAAAGAGTTTAG from Bacillus cereus G9842 includes the following:
- the kdpC gene encoding K(+)-transporting ATPase subunit C codes for the protein MEKKQSILSPIIRITFTFLVLCGLVYPLIVTGIAQAVMKDNADGSLIYNDKNEVIGSKLIGQNFTDPRYFQGRVSSIEYKAEASGSNNYAPSNPDLEKRVEKSIEEWKKQNRAVPVTEVPIDLVTNSGSGLDPDISPQAASVQVDRISKLTNITKETLNQLIKDQTEGAALGLFGENRVNVLKLNLELQKLLK
- the kdpDN gene encoding KdpD-like non-kinase potassium sensor (KdpDN resembles contains the N-terminal sensor region of KdpD but lacks the C-terminal histidine kinase region.) translates to MSVLYADDYKPTFQRRTPEEYLEYIRQQNRGKLKLYVGAAPGVGKSYKMLFDAREMKKDGTDIVIGLIETHGRKETEEAIADLEKVPLKEIEYKGKVFYELDVEGIIKRAPQVVVVDELAHSNIPGSKNKKRYMDVQELLDAGISVLSAFNIQHLESVHDIVAQITNVKVRERIPDFILQKANEIQLVDATPEVLRKRLIDGKIYKEEKIEQSLQNFFTLNNLGALRELSLREVADDMDEKISQTVIEPIGVKEKILVCVQYSSTAEKLIRRGWRMADRLNAELYVLNVERENIDSISAGKKQTIEEWKSLTNQFDASFVLEEAKGRKPADVIIEVAKRLQVTQILLGQSARTRWEEIRKGSIVNEIMRETKYIDIHIVADQRV